In Thermotomaculum hydrothermale, a single genomic region encodes these proteins:
- a CDS encoding prepilin-type N-terminal cleavage/methylation domain-containing protein: MRKGFTLIELLIVVAVILILAAIAIPAYLGVQERAKRANVVAQAKALKLELENMLEAVYAPSPSMVAKTIDWNGDGKIDRRDRVPFPRRANASRVANHVKRNWYKFKLNNPWGKKNVFKAGIIYLRASNKRKSITIKAYDDKGNLLYSDVASAE, encoded by the coding sequence ATGAGAAAAGGATTTACCTTAATAGAACTTTTGATTGTTGTTGCTGTAATTTTAATTTTAGCCGCCATAGCAATTCCAGCATATTTAGGAGTGCAGGAGAGGGCAAAAAGGGCAAATGTGGTAGCCCAGGCTAAGGCATTAAAATTAGAGCTTGAAAATATGCTTGAAGCTGTTTATGCTCCCAGCCCCTCAATGGTTGCAAAAACCATTGACTGGAATGGTGATGGAAAAATAGATAGAAGGGACAGGGTTCCTTTCCCAAGGAGGGCAAACGCAAGCAGGGTAGCAAACCATGTGAAAAGGAATTGGTACAAATTTAAGTTAAACAATCCATGGGGTAAGAAAAATGTTTTTAAGGCTGGAATTATCTATTTAAGAGCATCAAATAAAAGAAAATCAATAACAATAAAGGCGTACGATGATAAAGGAAACTTGCTTTACTCAGATGTTGCTTCTGCAGAATAA
- a CDS encoding type II secretion system protein — MKRGFTLIELLIVVAIIGILSIIVIPGYLGVQTRSQRAAITEDCKALRTELDSMLKAVYAPSPPLVRGTVDWNGDGRIDNNDTTPSGTSSQDIINLVTSSSYQFKPKNPYGSGNAFDAGLIKLIPGTRKIRIKGYSKEGILLYSATAMAY; from the coding sequence ATGAAAAGAGGATTTACCCTTATTGAATTATTAATTGTAGTAGCAATAATAGGAATTCTGTCTATAATAGTAATCCCCGGATACCTTGGGGTACAAACAAGAAGCCAGAGGGCTGCCATCACCGAAGATTGCAAAGCATTGCGTACTGAACTTGATAGCATGCTTAAAGCTGTATATGCCCCATCTCCACCACTTGTAAGAGGAACAGTAGACTGGAATGGCGATGGTAGAATAGATAATAATGACACAACACCATCTGGAACTTCCAGCCAGGATATTATAAATTTAGTAACTTCTTCATCTTATCAGTTTAAACCTAAAAATCCCTATGGAAGCGGGAATGCTTTTGATGCTGGGCTTATTAAACTTATACCTGGAACAAGAAAAATAAGAATTAAAGGATATTCAAAAGAAGGAATATTACTATACTCAGCAACTGCTATGGCATATTAA
- a CDS encoding type IV pilin protein, giving the protein MNKKGFTLIELLIVVAIIGILAAIAIPGYLGVQKRAKRAAVVDSAKALKTELDQMLKAIYAPSPAMVQGTVDWNGDGQIDASDSTPGTTADALISWIESDSYLNRPKDPFGPQDAFTAGRITLTAGPNNKTINIKAFDEEGNLLYSEVATAE; this is encoded by the coding sequence ATGAATAAAAAAGGTTTTACACTTATTGAATTGTTAATCGTTGTTGCAATTATCGGTATTCTTGCTGCAATCGCTATCCCTGGATACTTAGGTGTTCAGAAAAGGGCTAAAAGAGCAGCCGTAGTTGACTCTGCAAAAGCATTGAAAACAGAGTTAGATCAGATGTTAAAAGCAATTTATGCTCCATCACCTGCAATGGTTCAGGGAACTGTTGACTGGAACGGTGATGGACAGATTGATGCTTCTGATAGTACACCTGGAACAACAGCAGATGCTCTTATTTCCTGGATTGAATCTGATTCATATCTAAACAGACCAAAAGATCCATTTGGTCCTCAGGATGCTTTCACTGCAGGAAGAATCACACTAACAGCGGGGCCGAATAACAAAACAATTAACATTAAGGCTTTTGATGAAGAGGGTAACCTCCTCTACTCAGAGGTTGCTACTGCTGAATAA
- a CDS encoding type IV pilin protein — protein sequence MKRKGFTLVELLVVVAVIGILAAIAIPAYMGVQTRTRREAAVTDLQNLASAMELYYQEHNRYAPSDGTITDLEEIKDLYRAFRPGTNRFTYTVTVSNGGQDYLIEVAGDFGQYSKVTMDQNGTVQWHE from the coding sequence ATGAAAAGAAAAGGTTTTACACTTGTAGAATTATTGGTAGTTGTGGCAGTCATTGGTATTTTGGCTGCAATTGCTATTCCTGCTTACATGGGGGTTCAAACAAGAACAAGGAGAGAGGCAGCTGTAACTGATTTGCAAAATTTGGCTTCGGCAATGGAGTTATACTATCAGGAGCATAACAGGTATGCTCCGTCAGACGGCACAATTACAGACTTGGAGGAGATAAAAGATTTGTACAGGGCTTTCAGACCTGGCACCAACCGTTTTACCTATACTGTAACAGTTTCAAATGGAGGCCAGGATTATTTAATCGAGGTTGCGGGAGATTTTGGCCAATATTCGAAGGTCACAATGGATCAGAATGGAACAGTGCAATGGCATGAATAA
- a CDS encoding LUD domain-containing protein, with translation MWLFNLFNENVYRATNHTVEKKHKLFNEKKLNDLIPLAVEKRKKSLGNADKLWLEAKKNFEKNGIEVFFAENGKEARDFIKSKLKENELIVKGKSLTTEEIQLRQFLEKIGHEVIETDLGEWIIQQRNELPSHFTAPALHLSAEDVRKMINKKFKTKLSSNIQELTDFVRKHLREKFLKATTGIIGANFVIANPSTIIAVSNEGNISLSARLPEKIFVVTGYDRIYDNAENMENIQKLLTSSATGQYYTSYIDFIKKPLPHQEIFLIVLDNGRKALLNSEFKDAARCIRCASCLNICPVYKEIGGHKFGKVYHGGIGSLLTAFTGNKKDAGKIAEFCLRCGSCEPECPMEIPISKLVAKLSSNYNLPVYLKIPLKMMKESKNESEKKNKNLIFVGCAFRTPMFKKVNKKIKSYAKILNADIVEQGCCGMPHFYKGLLDESERRVKSLGEIFKNYETVYIPCSSGFSFLKERFGEKIKLMSVEVSKLYKNKKENNIKTYYHLPCHLKHLKDFNEKSELLKIIEIEDWEHEEKCCGSAGTFWISHPLISKKILSRKREKEQDFEIITSCPSCYIQLKRIFKERVKHSMEKF, from the coding sequence TTGTGGTTATTCAACCTGTTTAATGAAAATGTTTACAGAGCTACAAATCACACGGTTGAAAAAAAGCATAAGCTTTTTAATGAAAAAAAATTGAATGATTTAATCCCCCTTGCAGTTGAAAAAAGAAAAAAAAGCCTTGGAAATGCAGATAAACTCTGGCTTGAAGCAAAGAAAAACTTTGAAAAAAATGGAATAGAGGTGTTTTTTGCTGAAAATGGAAAAGAAGCAAGGGATTTTATTAAATCAAAGCTTAAAGAAAATGAATTAATTGTAAAGGGAAAATCCCTTACAACCGAAGAGATTCAGTTAAGGCAATTTTTAGAAAAAATAGGGCATGAAGTAATTGAAACAGACCTTGGAGAATGGATTATTCAGCAGAGAAATGAATTACCCTCTCACTTCACAGCCCCTGCCCTTCACCTATCTGCTGAAGATGTAAGAAAAATGATAAATAAAAAATTTAAAACAAAACTCTCTTCAAATATTCAGGAATTAACAGACTTTGTTAGAAAACATTTAAGAGAAAAGTTTTTAAAAGCAACAACAGGGATAATAGGGGCAAACTTTGTAATTGCTAATCCCTCAACCATTATTGCAGTAAGCAATGAGGGAAACATATCATTAAGCGCAAGGCTTCCTGAAAAAATTTTTGTGGTAACAGGTTACGACAGGATTTACGACAATGCTGAAAATATGGAAAATATTCAGAAATTATTAACTTCAAGTGCAACAGGCCAGTATTATACAAGCTACATTGACTTTATAAAAAAACCACTCCCCCACCAGGAAATTTTTTTAATAGTGTTAGATAATGGAAGGAAAGCACTTTTAAACTCAGAATTTAAAGATGCTGCGAGGTGTATAAGGTGCGCGTCCTGTTTAAACATATGCCCTGTTTACAAAGAGATAGGGGGGCATAAATTCGGGAAGGTATATCACGGCGGGATAGGAAGCCTCCTCACTGCATTTACAGGAAACAAAAAGGATGCAGGGAAAATTGCTGAATTTTGTCTAAGATGTGGTTCATGTGAGCCTGAATGCCCAATGGAAATACCAATATCAAAATTAGTTGCAAAACTTTCATCAAATTACAATTTACCAGTTTATTTGAAAATTCCTCTCAAAATGATGAAAGAAAGCAAAAACGAAAGTGAAAAGAAAAACAAAAACCTTATTTTTGTCGGATGCGCTTTTAGAACACCGATGTTTAAAAAGGTAAACAAAAAAATTAAATCTTATGCAAAAATTCTGAATGCTGACATTGTTGAACAGGGTTGTTGCGGAATGCCTCACTTTTACAAAGGCCTATTAGATGAATCAGAAAGAAGGGTTAAAAGCCTTGGAGAGATTTTCAAAAACTATGAAACAGTGTATATACCCTGCTCATCCGGTTTTTCTTTTTTAAAAGAAAGGTTTGGGGAGAAAATTAAGTTAATGAGTGTGGAAGTTTCCAAACTTTATAAAAATAAAAAAGAAAACAATATCAAAACTTACTACCATCTGCCCTGTCACTTAAAGCATTTAAAAGACTTTAACGAAAAATCCGAATTGTTAAAAATCATTGAAATTGAAGATTGGGAGCACGAAGAAAAATGTTGTGGAAGTGCTGGAACATTCTGGATAAGCCATCCCCTAATTTCAAAAAAAATTCTTTCAAGAAAAAGAGAAAAGGAACAGGATTTTGAAATTATTACCTCCTGCCCCTCATGTTATATTCAATTAAAAAGGATTTTCAAAGAAAGAGTAAAACACTCAATGGAAAAGTTCTAA
- a CDS encoding MerR family transcriptional regulator, protein MAKFLIPAKRFYKIGEVSKIIGEPASTIRFWEKEFPQLKPVKNNKGQRVYSDKEIELLKVIKQKRDSGLTIEGIKRDMKEHKNEIKSHINFKNELKEIKQELENLLEIFKRL, encoded by the coding sequence ATGGCAAAATTCTTAATTCCAGCAAAAAGGTTTTACAAAATAGGGGAAGTTTCAAAAATAATAGGAGAGCCTGCATCAACAATCAGGTTCTGGGAAAAGGAGTTTCCTCAATTAAAACCTGTTAAAAACAACAAAGGACAAAGGGTTTACTCAGATAAAGAGATTGAGTTGCTTAAAGTAATAAAACAAAAAAGGGATAGCGGACTAACAATTGAGGGAATTAAAAGAGACATGAAAGAGCACAAAAACGAAATTAAATCACACATTAATTTTAAAAATGAGTTGAAAGAAATCAAACAGGAATTAGAGAATTTACTTGAGATTTTCAAGAGGCTTTAA
- a CDS encoding oligosaccharide flippase family protein, whose product MPDWEINYSKKETGVKRVFKNMFSLFFLRGSLHFLHFITYPFLMRMLGVERFGLVVFGQSIIMFFSIITDFGFNLSAVKEVSIKREDSKEVNEIFVSVFWVKLLLALFSLFFLLLLVNYFPKFKTEKLFFLLMYGYLVGYVLFPIWFFQGMEDMKYITYFNLLGRVVYTVLLFVFVRKPEHYILVPLFLSFSMILTGVSSFMLALKKYRLKLYFPRFSVLVNNWKKSFHFFLSNLFISMLNYSNVIFLGLFLGNEAAGLYSMAEKIYQALSSLYVPLNDALYPYMAKFKNFSFFKKVFNFSFLLNLIFLFIVAVFSREIILIMYGKAYVESIAVLRILSLSGAIWLPSLLIGYPLLGVTGKEKLVNNSIIFASIIHIALLLTISNFATVTLVAMLFVFTQIVILSIRLYGLHQIRDSLS is encoded by the coding sequence ATGCCAGACTGGGAAATTAATTATAGTAAAAAAGAGACTGGAGTAAAAAGGGTATTTAAAAATATGTTTTCCCTCTTTTTTTTGAGGGGGAGTTTGCACTTTCTTCATTTTATAACCTACCCATTTTTAATGAGGATGTTAGGAGTAGAGAGGTTTGGCCTTGTTGTTTTTGGCCAGTCAATAATAATGTTTTTTTCAATAATCACAGATTTCGGGTTTAATTTAAGTGCAGTTAAAGAGGTTTCTATTAAAAGGGAAGACAGTAAAGAGGTAAATGAAATATTTGTTTCTGTTTTCTGGGTAAAATTATTACTTGCATTATTTTCTCTTTTCTTTTTACTATTGCTTGTAAACTATTTCCCTAAATTTAAGACAGAAAAACTGTTTTTTCTATTAATGTACGGTTATCTTGTTGGATATGTCCTATTTCCAATATGGTTCTTTCAAGGTATGGAAGATATGAAATACATAACCTATTTCAACCTTTTAGGAAGGGTTGTTTACACAGTTTTATTATTTGTGTTTGTTAGAAAGCCTGAGCATTATATTTTAGTGCCACTTTTTTTGTCCTTTTCTATGATTTTAACAGGGGTTTCCTCTTTTATGCTGGCTTTAAAAAAGTATAGGCTAAAACTTTATTTTCCTCGTTTTTCTGTACTTGTAAATAACTGGAAAAAGAGTTTTCATTTCTTTCTTTCCAACCTGTTTATCTCAATGCTTAATTACAGCAATGTTATATTTTTAGGGTTATTTTTAGGGAATGAGGCTGCAGGTTTGTACTCAATGGCTGAAAAGATTTATCAGGCATTAAGTTCTCTCTATGTGCCACTTAACGATGCCCTGTATCCATATATGGCAAAATTCAAAAACTTCTCTTTCTTTAAAAAAGTTTTTAATTTTTCCTTTTTGTTGAACCTAATTTTTCTTTTTATAGTGGCTGTTTTTTCAAGGGAGATAATATTGATTATGTATGGAAAAGCATATGTTGAGTCAATAGCCGTATTAAGGATATTATCTTTAAGTGGAGCAATATGGCTGCCTTCATTATTGATAGGTTACCCCTTGCTGGGGGTAACAGGGAAAGAGAAACTTGTAAATAATTCAATAATTTTTGCATCAATTATACATATAGCATTGCTTTTAACAATCTCTAATTTTGCTACAGTAACCCTTGTAGCAATGCTTTTTGTTTTTACCCAGATTGTTATCCTCTCAATTAGGCTTTACGGGTTACATCAAATCAGGGATAGTTTAAGTTGA
- the aroF gene encoding 3-deoxy-7-phosphoheptulonate synthase, with protein sequence MERLKATESREKKIVKIKNTKVGGGYFLFCAGPCAVESRELMKEIASYLKSTPVNLIRGGAFKPRTSPYSFQGLGEEGLKILKEVSEELNIPFVTEVTDTKYVEIVAKYADCFQIGSRNMSSFELLKEVGKTGKPVLLKRGMSATVDEFLNAAEYILNEGNDNIILCERGIRSFDSNFRNILDLNAVAYLKQKTFLPVIVDPSHGTGRREIVEKLSLAAMAAGADGLIVETHPYPEEALSDGFQSLNRKEFLSLSEKVKKFASIFNYEIQS encoded by the coding sequence ATGGAGAGGTTGAAAGCAACTGAAAGTAGAGAAAAAAAGATTGTGAAAATAAAAAATACAAAGGTTGGTGGCGGGTATTTCCTCTTTTGTGCAGGCCCCTGTGCAGTTGAATCAAGAGAATTGATGAAGGAAATAGCCTCGTATTTAAAAAGCACGCCTGTTAATTTGATTAGAGGGGGTGCCTTTAAACCGAGGACTTCCCCTTACTCTTTTCAGGGATTGGGAGAAGAAGGGTTGAAGATACTAAAAGAGGTAAGCGAGGAATTGAATATCCCCTTTGTTACAGAGGTAACTGACACAAAGTATGTTGAAATAGTTGCAAAGTATGCTGATTGCTTTCAAATAGGCTCAAGGAATATGAGTTCTTTTGAACTTCTTAAAGAGGTGGGTAAAACAGGAAAGCCAGTGCTTCTTAAAAGAGGAATGTCAGCAACTGTGGATGAATTTTTAAATGCAGCGGAGTATATTTTAAATGAAGGAAATGACAACATTATCCTATGTGAAAGAGGGATTCGTTCGTTTGACTCTAACTTCAGGAATATACTTGACTTAAATGCTGTTGCCTATTTAAAGCAAAAGACATTTCTACCTGTTATAGTTGACCCAAGCCACGGTACAGGAAGGAGAGAGATTGTTGAAAAACTCTCTCTTGCAGCAATGGCAGCAGGTGCTGATGGATTGATTGTTGAAACACATCCATACCCAGAGGAAGCCCTGTCAGATGGTTTTCAGTCCTTAAATAGAAAGGAGTTTTTGTCTCTATCAGAAAAGGTTAAAAAGTTTGCCTCTATTTTCAACTATGAAATCCAATCTTAA
- a CDS encoding endonuclease III domain-containing protein translates to MKSNLKIEKIRQKLFKYYGSLNWWPAETPFEVCVGAILTQNTAWKNVEKAIENLKRENLLSCKALTEAELPLIARLIKPSGYFNQKAKKLKEFCSFLSENYNCSLGEFFNSGSVEELRGKLLSIWGIGKETADSILLYAGNKPIFVVDAYTKRILSRHGICEENIDYEKLRMLIENSIKKSVEYYNEFHAALVYIGKDFCSKKKPLCDRCPLKGL, encoded by the coding sequence ATGAAATCCAATCTTAAAATAGAAAAAATAAGGCAAAAACTTTTTAAATATTATGGCTCACTTAACTGGTGGCCTGCTGAAACCCCTTTTGAAGTTTGTGTTGGAGCAATTTTAACCCAGAATACTGCCTGGAAAAATGTTGAGAAGGCAATTGAAAATTTAAAAAGAGAAAATCTTTTATCCTGTAAGGCATTGACTGAGGCTGAATTGCCTTTAATTGCCAGATTGATAAAACCTTCAGGCTACTTTAACCAGAAGGCAAAGAAATTGAAAGAATTTTGCTCATTTTTAAGTGAAAATTACAATTGTTCCCTTGGTGAGTTTTTCAATTCAGGTTCAGTTGAAGAATTAAGGGGAAAATTGCTTTCAATCTGGGGGATAGGGAAAGAGACGGCAGATTCAATTCTACTTTACGCAGGCAACAAGCCTATTTTTGTTGTTGATGCCTATACAAAGAGGATACTTTCCCGACATGGAATTTGTGAGGAAAATATAGATTACGAAAAATTAAGAATGTTAATTGAAAACTCAATTAAAAAGAGTGTGGAATACTACAACGAATTTCACGCAGCTTTAGTTTACATAGGTAAGGATTTTTGCAGTAAAAAAAAGCCTTTATGTGATAGATGCCCCCTTAAAGGTTTATAA
- a CDS encoding peptidylprolyl isomerase: MKKILPAIILVFIFLFLTACNKEKKYYEGSGKVIANINGYKLTEDKLDLLYKTLPENIKQQYRGEEGKKKLIEQLTVQKLLVQEAKRLNLDKNPEFLVKREMDEDSLIMEQYYKYLFDNYKPDEKALKDFYNSHPEIFAPQEEFEAYHILITPQKDQKVFNTKKSDAKNEKEAQKKIKMIQRLLKKGVPFEKVAKEYSEGPSAPRGGYLGKFNLGRMIPEFENALKKMKPGEISEPVKTRFGYHIIYLKNRTKPAPKPFEQLSEKEKNQVMQQFFRNLLENKIKELKAQAQIVVQK; encoded by the coding sequence ATGAAAAAGATTTTGCCTGCAATAATACTGGTTTTTATTTTTTTGTTTTTAACAGCCTGTAATAAGGAAAAGAAATACTACGAAGGAAGTGGTAAGGTAATAGCCAACATTAATGGTTATAAATTAACTGAAGATAAGCTTGACCTTCTTTACAAAACCCTGCCGGAAAATATTAAACAGCAGTACAGGGGAGAAGAGGGAAAGAAAAAACTGATAGAGCAGTTAACTGTTCAGAAACTTCTTGTTCAGGAAGCTAAAAGGTTAAATCTGGATAAAAATCCAGAATTCCTGGTTAAAAGGGAGATGGACGAAGATTCACTTATTATGGAACAGTATTACAAATACCTTTTTGATAATTATAAGCCAGATGAAAAGGCATTAAAGGATTTTTACAACTCTCATCCAGAGATTTTTGCGCCTCAAGAAGAGTTTGAAGCGTACCACATACTTATCACCCCTCAGAAAGACCAGAAGGTTTTCAATACAAAGAAGTCAGATGCTAAAAATGAAAAAGAGGCACAGAAAAAAATAAAAATGATTCAAAGGTTGCTTAAAAAAGGTGTCCCCTTTGAAAAGGTTGCAAAAGAGTATTCAGAAGGGCCATCTGCACCAAGAGGTGGATACTTAGGCAAGTTTAATTTAGGCAGAATGATTCCAGAGTTTGAAAATGCTTTAAAGAAAATGAAGCCAGGTGAAATAAGCGAGCCTGTTAAAACAAGGTTTGGTTATCATATTATTTATCTAAAAAACAGGACAAAACCTGCGCCTAAGCCATTTGAACAGTTAAGTGAAAAGGAAAAGAACCAGGTTATGCAGCAGTTTTTCAGAAATCTACTTGAAAATAAAATAAAGGAGTTAAAAGCTCAGGCTCAAATTGTAGTACAAAAGTAA
- a CDS encoding peptidylprolyl isomerase: MKRFLVGLTLTILIISGVSCGKKSRKPPVPENVIATIDKYYVFRDEFLLYLNLNYKPILEKKDSFILSRILDDYLKRRMIYLYLKEKNMLPSNDAIVEYMKFHGFDRIYKKLDLKNKRYFVFFMILNLNEEIMKNHILKDYVHVDEKEIKDYYENRTEEFIKKKTYCFTRFHSSYKDLMVEARRWIVRKHRDETFIRLRYRDIEVEENCFEEDNIPEDFLKILKKMRPNRVSKVIKLKIGEKEDYNILWLKKVIPARKLKFEEVKDMIYNKIAMEKYSKKEEEIYSEINKKFKVIVYPENILVFKYNGVFPVFNSEGK, translated from the coding sequence ATGAAAAGGTTTTTAGTTGGATTAACTTTGACAATTTTAATAATTTCAGGGGTTTCCTGTGGGAAGAAAAGCAGGAAGCCCCCTGTCCCTGAAAATGTAATAGCCACAATTGACAAATACTATGTTTTCAGGGATGAGTTTCTATTGTATTTAAACCTGAATTATAAACCAATCCTTGAAAAGAAAGACAGCTTTATACTTTCAAGGATACTTGATGATTATCTTAAAAGAAGAATGATTTATCTTTATTTAAAAGAAAAAAACATGCTTCCTTCAAATGATGCAATTGTTGAGTATATGAAATTTCACGGTTTTGACAGGATTTATAAAAAACTTGATTTAAAGAATAAAAGGTACTTTGTTTTTTTTATGATTTTAAATTTAAACGAAGAGATAATGAAAAATCATATTCTTAAAGATTATGTTCATGTTGACGAAAAAGAAATCAAAGATTATTACGAAAATAGAACAGAAGAATTTATAAAAAAGAAAACATACTGTTTTACAAGGTTTCACAGTTCATACAAAGATTTAATGGTGGAAGCAAGAAGGTGGATAGTAAGAAAACACAGGGATGAAACCTTTATCAGATTAAGATACAGGGATATAGAGGTTGAAGAAAATTGCTTCGAAGAAGACAATATACCGGAAGATTTTTTAAAAATTTTGAAAAAAATGAGACCTAACAGGGTGTCAAAGGTTATAAAGTTGAAAATTGGAGAAAAGGAAGATTACAATATTTTATGGCTTAAAAAGGTAATACCTGCAAGAAAACTAAAGTTTGAAGAGGTAAAAGATATGATTTACAATAAAATTGCTATGGAAAAATACTCAAAGAAGGAAGAGGAAATCTATTCTGAGATTAACAAAAAATTTAAAGTGATTGTTTATCCAGAAAATATTCTTGTTTTTAAATACAACGGGGTTTTCCCCGTATTCAATTCGGAGGGAAAATGA